From a region of the Malania oleifera isolate guangnan ecotype guangnan chromosome 12, ASM2987363v1, whole genome shotgun sequence genome:
- the LOC131144299 gene encoding small ribosomal subunit protein uS11z-like isoform X1, translating into MSRRKVREPKEDNVTLGPQVREGEHVFGVAHIFASFNDTFIHVTDLSGRETMVRITGGMKVKADRDESSPYAAMLAAQDVAQRCKELGVTALHIKLRATGGNKTKTPGPGAQSALRALARSGMKIGRIGKDLVLEMQFSLVFLFLDFILFISYAWR; encoded by the exons ATG TCAAGGAGGAAGGTTAGGGAACCAAAGGAAGATAATGTGACGCTGGGACCCCAAGTAAGAGAAGGGGAGCATGTTTTTGGTGTGGCACACATCTTTGCATCATTTAATGACACATTCATA CATGTGACTGATTTGTCAGGAAGAGAAACCATGGTTCGCATTACTG GTGGAATGAAGGTGAAAGCTGACAGGGATGAGTCTTCCCCATATGCAGCTATGCTTGCAGCACAGGATGTTGCACAAAGATGCAAg GAGCTTGGTGTCACTGCTCTTCATATTAAGCTTCGTGCTACTGGTGGAAACAAGACAAAAACACCTGGTCCAGGTGCACAGTCTGCACTCCGAGCCCTTGCTCGTTCTGGAATGAAAATTGGCCGCATAGGTAAAGATCTGGTCCTTGAAATGCAGTTCAGTTTGGTGTttctttttttggattttatattaTTCATTTCTTATGCGTGGAGATGA